The Pseudoalteromonas tunicata genome segment TTAGAAACAGACGGTTAAAAGTCTCCGATATCATGACCGTAAATGACCCGTTTGAATTTTTTTCTGTAATTACTGCAGATATAATTGATAGAAGTGCCTTAACTAAAACTAAAGAACAGCTAGCAAGTAAGTTTGGCTTTTTGTGTTTTAGTGAGTCATGGAAAAGCCCTGTACAGTGGGCACATTACGCTGAAAGACATACTGGTTTATGTCTCGGTTTTGATATACCAGATGGCCTGCTTCATAAAATAGACTATGTTGGTGAGAGATTTCATCTTCCACAGATTCCTAAAGAAGATGATATGAAGCGTCTATTAGAGACTAAATATTCCCATTGGTCGTATGAACAAGAGCACCGTTTGTGGGATGAGCTAAAAAATAAAGAAGGAGCCCATTATTTTAGATATTTTGATAAAGATCTTTTGCTTAAACAAGTGATTGTTGGTCACAAGTCCGATATAACTAGAGATGAGCTAAATACTGCACTGGGCAGTTTAACCTCTGAATGTGAAACATTTAAAGCAAGACCCGCTTATAATACATTTGACATGGTTAAGCAAAAAGATGACAGATTCTGGAAATAAGTGAGCGCTAGTCACTAGCGCTTTTCTTTTTATCCCGACCACCCCAAAACGCTCTAAACAATCGCATCAATCCAAGCGTTGAAACGGCAATACCTACAATCACAAATTCAAAGTACCAGGGCGCACCGTTATAACCCATAGCCTGCCAACCTTTTTCCATATACGGTTGCATGGCAGGGATAAAGTGGCACACAAACAAACCCAAAAAGAATAAAATGATCACTTCATCCATCATTGTTTTGTCGCGGTTCTTCAGCACAAGCAAGTCATAATCAGCGTCGTTTTGTTCGGCTTGCATACAGCGTCTTGCTTTGGCTTCAAACTGAGCAATTTTAAAATTGTTTTCAGCTCGTGCTACATCGGCGGCCATTTCTGCGGCAATGCGTTTACGCTCAACATAGCCGCCGGTTAAATCGGCGATTGGGTCAGTAATAAACGAAATCAGAGTTTTAAACCATCCCATTATTTAACCCTCATTAGTAATTTAATAAACGCCTTTGGGTCTTTGCTTATGGTTGTAATAAGCTTGTCGAACCCTTCAAGCAAGTGCGGGGCAGCATAGGCAGTTACGCCAATCACCCCAGTTTTTAAACTTTCATCAAAGCCGCGCCATTCACAAAACATCGCTGCAAGGTAGGCTGCAAATATCGCAATGAGTACACTCATAAAATAATGAAAGAACGTAAATTGCCGCTTACTTAAATACATTTGAATAGCGGCTGCTAAAAAACTCAACATAAGTAATTGCCCCCATTGTTTAATAAATTCAATTATGTTTAACCAGCTCATGCGCTTTCCTTAGGTGTTGGGTTTAGGTCTGAATACTCAGGCTCTTTAAATTCAATATGCTGCGCGGCGGGTAAATAGTTGTTAATGCCCAATACATCTTGCTGCATCGGTACAACTTCATTGTTGTAATACGCACGGGTAATTTTATCTAAATCACCAAAGCCGGGGCTGTCACCAGATGATTGACCGCTCAGTGCTTCTTGCGCCCGGTGCATGCTGAGCATGTCATTAAGCGTAATTTTTTTAATGCGCTCAAATTCGTCCTTAGTGGATATATCGCCAACGGGGGTAATCTTTATCGACTTCTCAGCATCGGCTTTATTAGTGCGAAAATTAAAAAATAAACTCCTAAAGTTACCCACGCCTTTACTATCACGTATGGCATTTTTTAATGCCGTTTCATCAGCTTCACTTAAATTTGGGTCAGCCATTGAGAATATAAACCCCATGTGCGCGCCGTTCTTGTAATAGCGGCGTCTAAACAAAGTGGCATCTTCATTCAGTAATGCTGATTGAATACCACCATAGTATTGCGGAATGCCGTAAATACCTTGGGCAGGGTCGTACTCTTTTACGTGAATAACCTCACCCGCATTAAAGTAAATAGGCTGATTGCTGCGGTTGCTTAATTGCGCATAAACCCCGCGCGTATCGGTATAACGCATAGTCAGTGCAGGCAAATGGCGTAGCTTAATAACTTGCCCAAAAGTGTTTTTAATAATCTGCAAATAGGCGTTACCGCTCCACAGCAAATCAAAGGCAAATTTGCTAAGGGCCTGATGGCTTAACAGCGGGTTAGGCTTATACCATTTTAAAATCATGTTGCGCTTAAAGTAGAGTATTGGTCCATGCTGGGCATTTACGCGCAGCAACTTAACCAATCCTTGCAAGCTAATGGGTGGTGCATAAATGCCGTTGCTATCACTAAACACCCCAATGTAATCAGTTAGCCGGTTGTCTAAACATGGCTCAGGGTCGCCAAAGCTAAACGAATCGGTTACCGCCGTTTGTTGGTGATAGTTAGGCGCATGGCCGTTAATTACTTGTAATCGTGGTTTCATCAAGCTGCAATTCCTACAGATGTTTGACGGCTGTGGGCATTGCCGTCCAATGGTTCAAATTTCATAGCGTGCATAATGGCCCATGCAATATCTGCATGGCCTGTGGTCGCGGTGCGGTTTGTGGCATAGGTAATTTGGTCACCAACTACTTTTCGGCGAATATTAATAAATGAGCTGGCAATATTTACCGCGTCCTGGTCAAACTCAAAACGGCGGTTTTTAATTACGTTAATCGCCTTAATAACCAGTTGATTTTTAATAATGGGGTTGTAATGTATTGGCTCAGCATTAGGGTAAAATTTAGTGATCATCTCCCATACGCCATACCCAATACCCGTGGTATCAACACCAATATGTTGCACGTTGTATTTATCGGTGAGCAGTTTTATTTCGCTGGCCATGGCTTCAAAGTCATTACCGCTTAAATCAATTGCTTCAAGTAAGCGAAACTTTTCGCCAGGTTTCATTGGCGCACTTAACACAGCAACGCTTGCTTTGTCACCAAAGCGGGCAGG includes the following:
- a CDS encoding DUF2971 domain-containing protein; its protein translation is MRVYHFIDKEFGLKNIRNRRLKVSDIMTVNDPFEFFSVITADIIDRSALTKTKEQLASKFGFLCFSESWKSPVQWAHYAERHTGLCLGFDIPDGLLHKIDYVGERFHLPQIPKEDDMKRLLETKYSHWSYEQEHRLWDELKNKEGAHYFRYFDKDLLLKQVIVGHKSDITRDELNTALGSLTSECETFKARPAYNTFDMVKQKDDRFWK
- a CDS encoding phage portal protein, translated to MKPRLQVINGHAPNYHQQTAVTDSFSFGDPEPCLDNRLTDYIGVFSDSNGIYAPPISLQGLVKLLRVNAQHGPILYFKRNMILKWYKPNPLLSHQALSKFAFDLLWSGNAYLQIIKNTFGQVIKLRHLPALTMRYTDTRGVYAQLSNRSNQPIYFNAGEVIHVKEYDPAQGIYGIPQYYGGIQSALLNEDATLFRRRYYKNGAHMGFIFSMADPNLSEADETALKNAIRDSKGVGNFRSLFFNFRTNKADAEKSIKITPVGDISTKDEFERIKKITLNDMLSMHRAQEALSGQSSGDSPGFGDLDKITRAYYNNEVVPMQQDVLGINNYLPAAQHIEFKEPEYSDLNPTPKESA
- a CDS encoding phage holin family protein — encoded protein: MSWLNIIEFIKQWGQLLMLSFLAAAIQMYLSKRQFTFFHYFMSVLIAIFAAYLAAMFCEWRGFDESLKTGVIGVTAYAAPHLLEGFDKLITTISKDPKAFIKLLMRVK